A part of Paenibacillus sp. 481 genomic DNA contains:
- the cysS gene encoding cysteine--tRNA ligase, with amino-acid sequence MTLHIYNTMTRSKEEFQPIKSGQVSMYVCGPTVYGYIHIGNARPMMVFDVVRRYLETTGYEVNYIVNFTDVDDKLIRKAAEMNITVPEAADLFIEAFNADTDGLGIRRATMNPRVTEHMEEIIRFIADLEERGFAYESGGDVYFRTKKFAEYGKLSQQNLEELQFGIRIEVDARKEQPEDFVLWKGAKPGEIAWASPWGEGRPGWHIECSAMARKYLGDTLDIHGGGQDLQFPHHECEVAQSESLTGKPFANVWMHNGFINIDNEKMSKSLGNGWLVKDLRQTYNPDAIRYFILSSHYRNPLNFSEEALKQAEKSVERIANAVANVKHALQSALEASSDPVRSDANAEHDELLGLSLNLEPNEELQAKLAEILDQFDAKMQDDFNTADAITALFDWVSEANVYLQKGTATQSFSAADLQALLDAFDAMNEVLGLVSEQEQQLLDADVDRLIQERTDARNSKNWARADEIRDLLTEQGILLEDTPQGLRWRRK; translated from the coding sequence ATGACGTTACACATTTACAACACGATGACACGCAGTAAAGAGGAGTTTCAGCCTATAAAATCAGGACAGGTAAGCATGTATGTATGCGGTCCTACGGTTTATGGTTATATTCATATTGGAAACGCAAGGCCGATGATGGTCTTTGATGTCGTGCGTCGTTATTTAGAGACGACAGGTTATGAAGTTAACTACATCGTAAACTTTACAGATGTTGATGATAAGCTGATTCGCAAGGCAGCAGAAATGAACATAACGGTGCCAGAAGCAGCTGACTTGTTTATTGAAGCTTTCAATGCTGATACTGATGGGCTCGGCATTCGCCGTGCAACGATGAACCCGCGTGTTACCGAGCACATGGAAGAGATTATCCGCTTTATCGCGGATTTGGAAGAGCGTGGCTTTGCTTATGAATCGGGCGGTGACGTTTACTTCCGTACCAAGAAGTTCGCTGAGTACGGCAAGTTGTCGCAGCAGAACTTGGAAGAGCTTCAATTCGGTATCCGTATTGAAGTAGATGCGCGTAAAGAGCAGCCAGAAGACTTTGTCCTTTGGAAAGGCGCGAAGCCAGGCGAAATTGCATGGGCTAGCCCTTGGGGGGAAGGACGCCCAGGCTGGCACATTGAGTGCTCTGCGATGGCGCGTAAGTACTTAGGAGATACGCTTGATATTCATGGCGGCGGACAAGATTTGCAATTCCCGCACCACGAATGTGAAGTGGCCCAGTCTGAGTCATTAACAGGTAAGCCGTTTGCAAATGTATGGATGCACAACGGATTCATCAATATAGATAATGAGAAAATGTCGAAGTCATTGGGCAACGGCTGGTTAGTTAAAGATTTGCGTCAAACGTATAATCCGGACGCGATTCGCTACTTTATCCTTTCTTCCCATTATCGGAATCCACTTAATTTCAGCGAAGAGGCACTCAAGCAGGCTGAAAAAAGTGTTGAACGAATTGCCAATGCGGTAGCCAATGTGAAGCATGCGTTACAGTCCGCGTTGGAAGCAAGTAGCGATCCGGTACGTTCGGATGCGAATGCTGAACATGATGAGCTGTTAGGCCTAAGCCTGAACCTTGAGCCGAACGAAGAGCTGCAAGCGAAATTGGCTGAAATCCTAGATCAGTTCGATGCTAAAATGCAGGACGATTTCAATACAGCGGATGCGATTACCGCGCTGTTTGATTGGGTGAGCGAGGCGAATGTTTATTTGCAAAAAGGAACAGCAACACAATCGTTTAGCGCCGCAGATCTGCAGGCGTTGTTGGACGCATTTGACGCAATGAACGAAGTGCTAGGGCTTGTAAGTGAACAGGAGCAGCAATTGTTGGATGCCGATGTGGATCGACTGATTCAAGAGCGCACAGATGCACGCAATTCGAAAAATTGGGCGCGTGCAGATGAGATTCGCGATTTGCTGACCGAGCAAGGGATTTTGCTGGAGGATACGCCACAAGGTTTGCGCTGGCGCCGGAAATGA
- a CDS encoding Mini-ribonuclease 3 → MRGALAAGMKKEDNQLQLSHNKEGEESADWLFPFAPKKDAHLLHPIVLAYMGDAIYETAIRQYLISKANHRPHHLHREATRYVSAKAQARFLMRITPLLTEEEADVVRQGRNTKSSVPRSANMSEYRQATALESLIGYLYFSRRHERLRELLDIIVHSDEEQDQAVTQVTEDQES, encoded by the coding sequence ATGAGAGGAGCGTTAGCAGCAGGAATGAAAAAGGAAGATAATCAACTGCAACTTAGTCACAATAAAGAAGGGGAAGAGTCAGCAGACTGGCTCTTTCCATTTGCGCCGAAGAAGGATGCACATTTGCTGCATCCTATCGTGCTCGCCTACATGGGCGATGCCATTTATGAGACAGCGATTCGCCAATATTTAATTTCTAAGGCGAATCATCGGCCACACCATTTGCATCGCGAAGCGACACGTTATGTGTCAGCCAAAGCTCAAGCACGATTTTTGATGCGGATCACACCGCTTCTCACTGAAGAGGAAGCGGACGTCGTGAGACAAGGCCGCAACACGAAATCGAGTGTGCCGAGAAGTGCTAATATGAGCGAGTACCGCCAAGCAACAGCATTAGAGTCGTTGATTGGCTACTTATACTTTAGCCGTCGCCATGAACGTCTACGTGAGTTGCTGGATATCATTGTCCACAGTGATGAGGAGCAGGATCAGGCAGTTACACAAGTTACCGAAGATCAGGAGTCATGA
- the rlmB gene encoding 23S rRNA (guanosine(2251)-2'-O)-methyltransferase RlmB, whose translation MQENHEEAEYIAGKHSVTEALRSGRAINKIWIADNAQKHLTLPIIAEAKKVGVIVQTADKRKLDQMVEGVQHQGVVAQVAAYAYVELEDILARAEQKGETPFILLLDEIEDPHNLGSILRSADCTGVHGVVIPKRRAVGLTATVSKISAGAVEYVPVARVTNLAQTMEQLKERGVWIVGTDVSAKQDIYDADVFNLPVALVIGNENKGMGRLVREKCDVLLKLPMSGQINSLNASVAAGIFMYEVVRRRRG comes from the coding sequence ATGCAAGAGAACCACGAAGAAGCAGAATACATTGCCGGAAAGCACTCGGTCACCGAGGCGCTTCGCTCTGGTAGAGCAATTAATAAAATATGGATCGCTGACAACGCGCAAAAACATTTGACGCTGCCTATTATCGCTGAAGCGAAAAAAGTGGGTGTCATCGTCCAAACGGCTGACAAGCGTAAGTTGGACCAAATGGTTGAAGGCGTTCAACACCAAGGTGTTGTCGCACAAGTTGCAGCCTATGCCTATGTTGAGCTGGAAGATATTTTGGCACGTGCAGAACAAAAAGGCGAGACGCCGTTTATCCTACTGCTTGATGAAATCGAGGACCCACACAATTTGGGATCGATCTTACGTTCAGCAGATTGCACAGGCGTACACGGTGTTGTGATTCCGAAGCGTCGTGCGGTAGGCTTGACCGCAACAGTATCCAAAATATCGGCAGGTGCCGTAGAATATGTTCCAGTCGCACGCGTTACGAACTTGGCGCAAACGATGGAGCAACTAAAAGAGCGCGGAGTTTGGATCGTCGGCACAGACGTGTCTGCTAAGCAAGACATTTATGATGCGGACGTATTCAATCTTCCGGTCGCACTCGTCATCGGTAACGAGAACAAAGGGATGGGGCGTCTTGTACGCGAAAAATGCGACGTATTATTAAAATTGCCGATGTCCGGGCAAATTAATTCATTAAATGCGTCGGTAGCCGCTGGCATTTTCATGTACGAGGTTGTACGCCGTCGTCGCGGTTAA
- a CDS encoding NYN domain-containing protein: MKQQDWRDVLLVDGYNMIGAWPELSQLADSGLEEARDRLLHMLADYQAYSGRRVVVVFDAYLVPGLGVKYSQGKVSVYFTKEKETADECIERLVKELTHRRRQIYVATSDSTEQHVAFGHGALRISARELLIIIEQARKEVEVRIREQTLFPIKKNPIEGKLSLEQLKIMERMRRGERFDKDS, from the coding sequence ATGAAGCAGCAGGATTGGCGCGACGTGTTATTGGTCGACGGCTACAACATGATCGGCGCTTGGCCGGAGCTAAGTCAGCTGGCTGATAGTGGGCTGGAAGAGGCGCGTGACCGATTGCTTCATATGCTAGCTGATTATCAAGCTTATTCTGGACGTCGTGTCGTTGTAGTATTTGATGCGTATCTTGTGCCAGGGCTTGGAGTGAAATACTCGCAAGGTAAAGTGAGTGTTTATTTTACAAAAGAAAAAGAGACGGCGGATGAATGTATTGAGCGTTTAGTTAAGGAACTGACACATCGCCGCCGTCAAATTTATGTGGCGACTTCTGACAGTACCGAGCAACATGTCGCCTTTGGCCATGGGGCACTGCGTATTTCAGCACGTGAGCTACTCATTATCATAGAACAAGCACGCAAAGAGGTCGAAGTGCGTATTCGCGAACAAACGTTATTTCCGATTAAGAAAAACCCTATTGAGGGCAAGCTTAGTCTGGAACAATTAAAAATAATGGAGCGTATGCGTCGAGGAGAACGATTCGACAAAGACAGCTAA
- the sigH gene encoding RNA polymerase sporulation sigma factor SigH, whose translation MSVDLKVLSTSPYDRLTDELLVDSVREGDNEALEYLINKYRNFVRAKARSYFLIGADREDIVQEGMIGLYKSIRDFKGDKLASFKAFAELCITRQIITAIKTATRQKHIPLNSYVSLDRPIYDEDSDRTLLDVIGSSRVSDPEELIINQEEFIGLEDKMAEILSDLERKVLMLYLDGRSYQEIAVDLDRHVKSIDNALQRVKRKLERYLELRDEEES comes from the coding sequence GTGAGTGTCGACCTCAAAGTATTGAGCACTTCCCCATATGATCGGTTGACAGATGAACTATTAGTCGACTCGGTCCGTGAGGGTGACAATGAAGCGCTTGAATACTTAATTAATAAATATCGCAATTTCGTACGGGCGAAGGCACGTTCTTATTTTTTAATAGGAGCTGACCGTGAGGATATCGTACAAGAAGGCATGATTGGTTTATATAAATCAATTCGTGACTTCAAAGGAGATAAGTTAGCGTCGTTCAAGGCGTTTGCGGAATTATGTATAACACGTCAGATTATTACGGCCATTAAGACGGCCACGCGTCAGAAGCATATTCCACTCAACTCATACGTCTCATTGGACAGGCCTATTTATGATGAAGATTCCGACCGTACGTTGCTTGATGTTATCGGCAGTTCTCGTGTATCCGATCCTGAAGAGTTGATTATTAATCAGGAAGAGTTTATCGGACTCGAAGATAAGATGGCCGAAATATTAAGTGATTTAGAACGTAAAGTGCTTATGCTTTATTTAGATGGTCGTTCCTATCAGGAAATTGCCGTTGATTTAGACAGACACGTAAAATCAATCGACAATGCATTACAGCGAGTTAAGCGTAAGTTGGAGCGTTACTTAGAACTACGTGATGAAGAAGAAAGCTAA
- the rpmG gene encoding 50S ribosomal protein L33, whose translation MRVIVTMACTGCKQRNYTTTKNKRNHPDRIELKKFCKFCNEHTSHRETR comes from the coding sequence ATGCGGGTAATCGTTACGATGGCTTGCACGGGTTGCAAACAGCGCAACTATACAACAACGAAGAATAAACGCAATCACCCAGACCGCATCGAGTTGAAGAAATTCTGCAAGTTCTGCAACGAGCATACTTCTCATCGCGAAACAAGATAA
- the secE gene encoding preprotein translocase subunit SecE, whose translation MKQSFGSMFSFFGDSWGELKKVRWPNRKELTSYTIVVLATVIFMTFYFWVLDIGISAIVEAII comes from the coding sequence CTGAAACAAAGTTTCGGTTCAATGTTTTCCTTTTTCGGCGACAGCTGGGGCGAATTGAAAAAGGTTCGCTGGCCCAATCGTAAAGAACTGACAAGCTACACGATCGTCGTATTAGCCACGGTCATCTTTATGACGTTCTATTTCTGGGTCCTTGACATCGGGATTTCCGCGATTGTCGAAGCGATTATTTAA
- the nusG gene encoding transcription termination/antitermination protein NusG, with amino-acid sequence MEKRWYVVHTYSGYENKVKANLEKRVESMGMEDKIFRVLVPMEEEIVNKDGKKKTVMRKVYPGYVLVEMIQTDESWYVVRNTPGVTGFVGSTGSGSKPTALLPDEVEQILKTMGMEQPKTTIEFELKESVRIMVGPFANFVGTIEEIVLDREKLKVHVNMFGRETPLELDYHQVEKI; translated from the coding sequence ATGGAAAAAAGATGGTACGTTGTTCATACCTACTCAGGTTATGAGAACAAGGTGAAAGCCAATTTGGAAAAACGTGTCGAATCTATGGGCATGGAAGACAAGATATTCCGCGTTCTTGTTCCGATGGAAGAAGAAATCGTAAACAAAGACGGTAAGAAAAAGACTGTCATGCGTAAAGTTTACCCGGGATATGTTCTTGTCGAAATGATTCAAACTGATGAATCTTGGTATGTTGTTCGCAACACGCCAGGGGTCACAGGGTTCGTTGGCTCTACTGGTTCCGGTTCTAAACCTACTGCATTGTTGCCAGATGAAGTTGAACAGATTCTGAAAACAATGGGTATGGAACAGCCGAAGACCACGATTGAGTTCGAACTGAAGGAATCGGTACGTATTATGGTAGGACCTTTCGCCAACTTCGTCGGTACGATTGAAGAAATCGTACTAGACAGAGAGAAGTTGAAGGTCCACGTAAACATGTTTGGACGAGAAACCCCACTTGAGTTGGATTACCACCAAGTAGAGAAGATTTAA
- the rplK gene encoding 50S ribosomal protein L11, producing MAKKVIKMVKLQIPAGKANPAPPVGPALGQAGVNIMAFCKEFNAKTADQAGLIIPVEITVFEDRSFTFITKTPPAAVLLKVATKVEKGSGEPNKKKVATVKRSVVREIAEQKMPDLNAASVEAAMLMIEGTARSMGIVVED from the coding sequence ATGGCAAAAAAGGTCATTAAAATGGTTAAATTGCAAATTCCAGCAGGTAAAGCGAATCCAGCACCTCCAGTAGGTCCTGCATTGGGTCAAGCAGGCGTTAACATCATGGCGTTCTGTAAAGAGTTCAACGCAAAAACAGCTGATCAAGCGGGTTTGATTATCCCGGTTGAAATCACTGTATTTGAAGACCGCTCCTTTACGTTCATCACGAAAACTCCACCTGCAGCTGTATTGCTGAAAGTTGCAACTAAGGTTGAAAAAGGTTCCGGTGAGCCGAACAAGAAGAAGGTTGCTACTGTTAAACGTTCTGTTGTTCGTGAAATCGCTGAACAAAAAATGCCTGACTTGAACGCAGCTTCCGTTGAGGCAGCTATGCTCATGATCGAAGGCACAGCCCGCAGCATGGGCATCGTCGTTGAAGACTAA
- the rplA gene encoding 50S ribosomal protein L1: protein MAKHGKKYIEAAKLFDKEATYEPAEAIELVKKAATAKFDETVEVAVRLGVDPRKQDQAVRGVVVLPHGTGKTKRVLVFAKGDKAKEAEAAGADFVGDQDLINKIQQGWFEFDVCVATPDMMSEVGKLGRILGGKGLMPNPKAGTVTFDVTKAVQEIKAGKIEYRLDKAGQIHAPIGKVSFDADKLNDNMTALIDALNRAKPAAAKGVYMKNISVSSTMGPAARVNTASFR, encoded by the coding sequence ATGGCAAAACACGGCAAGAAATATATCGAAGCTGCTAAGTTGTTCGATAAAGAAGCAACTTATGAGCCAGCTGAAGCCATTGAATTGGTGAAAAAAGCGGCAACAGCTAAATTCGACGAAACTGTTGAAGTAGCAGTTCGTTTGGGTGTAGACCCACGTAAACAAGACCAAGCAGTTCGTGGCGTCGTTGTACTGCCTCACGGCACAGGTAAAACGAAGCGCGTGCTTGTATTCGCTAAAGGCGATAAAGCTAAAGAAGCAGAAGCAGCAGGTGCTGACTTTGTTGGTGATCAAGATCTTATCAACAAAATTCAACAAGGCTGGTTCGAGTTCGATGTCTGCGTAGCTACGCCAGACATGATGAGCGAAGTTGGTAAATTGGGACGTATCCTTGGTGGTAAAGGTCTCATGCCAAACCCTAAAGCTGGTACGGTTACTTTTGATGTTACTAAAGCTGTTCAAGAAATCAAAGCTGGTAAAATCGAGTACCGTCTAGACAAAGCAGGTCAAATTCATGCGCCAATCGGTAAAGTATCTTTCGACGCTGACAAGTTGAACGACAACATGACAGCATTGATCGACGCTTTGAACCGTGCGAAGCCGGCAGCGGCTAAGGGCGTTTACATGAAGAACATCTCGGTATCATCGACGATGGGCCCTGCAGCACGCGTTAACACAGCATCTTTCCGCTAA
- the rplJ gene encoding 50S ribosomal protein L10, with the protein MANAKVIESKQQAVQEIADKLRGSVTTVVADYRGLNVSQVTELRKQLREAGIEFQVLKNSLVRRATEQAELTELDSALTGPTAIAFSREDAVAPAKILADFAKKNDALEIKGGIVEGRVVDVAQIQELAALPSRDGLLSMLLSVLQAPVRNFALAVKAVGEKKEAEAQ; encoded by the coding sequence GTGGCAAACGCAAAAGTAATCGAATCTAAACAACAAGCAGTTCAAGAAATTGCTGACAAATTGCGCGGTAGCGTAACAACAGTTGTTGCTGATTACCGTGGATTGAACGTTTCGCAAGTGACTGAACTCCGTAAGCAATTGCGCGAGGCAGGCATCGAATTCCAAGTGTTGAAAAACTCTTTGGTACGTCGTGCAACTGAGCAAGCAGAGTTGACGGAATTGGACAGTGCGTTGACTGGTCCGACGGCGATTGCATTCAGCCGTGAGGACGCAGTAGCTCCTGCGAAAATTTTGGCTGACTTCGCGAAGAAAAACGACGCTCTTGAAATTAAGGGTGGTATCGTAGAAGGTCGCGTAGTTGATGTAGCGCAAATTCAAGAGTTGGCAGCATTGCCTTCACGCGATGGTTTGTTGTCTATGTTGCTCAGCGTGCTTCAAGCACCTGTTCGCAACTTCGCTTTGGCTGTCAAAGCAGTCGGCGAAAAGAAAGAAGCGGAAGCTCAATAA
- the rplL gene encoding 50S ribosomal protein L7/L12 produces MSKEQILEAIKGMSVLELNDLVKAIEEEFGVTAAAPVAVVAGGAVEAAEQTEFDVILNSAGAGKINVIKVVREITGLGLKEAKDLVDNAPKALKEKVSKEEAEAVKAKLEEAGATVEVK; encoded by the coding sequence ATGAGCAAAGAGCAAATCTTGGAAGCCATCAAAGGCATGTCCGTATTGGAATTGAACGATCTTGTTAAAGCAATCGAAGAAGAATTCGGCGTAACAGCTGCAGCTCCAGTTGCAGTAGTAGCTGGCGGTGCTGTTGAAGCTGCTGAGCAAACTGAATTCGACGTAATTTTGAACAGCGCTGGCGCTGGCAAAATCAACGTAATCAAAGTAGTTCGCGAAATCACAGGTCTTGGCCTGAAAGAAGCGAAAGACTTGGTAGACAACGCTCCTAAAGCGTTGAAAGAAAAAGTAAGCAAAGAAGAAGCAGAAGCAGTAAAAGCGAAGCTTGAAGAAGCTGGCGCGACTGTAGAAGTGAAGTAA
- a CDS encoding class I SAM-dependent methyltransferase: protein MANHYYSKQPSVANDRKLLQMELRGFTLRFNSDAGVFSKSDIDYGSRVLIDAMDIPEQARVLDVGCGYGPIGITAAKLATAGEVVMVDVNERALDLARENAALNGVTNVVIRESDGLAALDGEMFDVILTNPPIRAGKEVVHRIFEQSYTHLQQGGSLWIVIQKKQGAPSAEAKLIALFGEESVEEVTKDKGYRIFRAQK from the coding sequence ATGGCTAATCATTATTATAGCAAACAGCCAAGCGTAGCAAATGATCGTAAATTGCTTCAAATGGAGTTGCGTGGTTTTACATTGCGTTTCAACTCTGATGCGGGTGTATTTTCAAAGAGTGACATTGATTATGGAAGCCGTGTGCTCATTGATGCTATGGATATACCAGAACAAGCGCGAGTGCTAGACGTTGGCTGCGGTTATGGTCCTATTGGCATAACAGCTGCAAAGCTAGCGACAGCTGGTGAGGTCGTTATGGTTGATGTGAATGAACGTGCATTAGACCTAGCTCGTGAAAATGCAGCTTTGAACGGCGTCACAAACGTGGTCATCCGTGAGAGTGATGGGTTGGCTGCGTTGGATGGAGAAATGTTCGATGTTATTCTAACGAACCCGCCAATTCGTGCAGGTAAAGAAGTTGTACACCGTATTTTTGAACAATCCTACACTCATTTGCAACAAGGTGGTTCCTTGTGGATCGTTATTCAAAAGAAACAAGGTGCACCCTCCGCGGAGGCAAAATTGATCGCGTTGTTTGGGGAAGAGTCTGTAGAAGAAGTAACAAAAGATAAAGGTTATCGTATTTTCAGAGCGCAAAAATGA